GATGGCTCCTGCAAGCACAAGTGTCTGCCATATGCCATCAGGTTTTGCTGCCTCAATAAAGTCAGATTGGAAACCCGCCATTTCTTCTAATTGATTAGATTTAATGTAGTTGACAGCCTGTTCATCCAATTCCTTTGCCGCCGGGTCAAATCCATATGGCCCCATTACATCATGTGTATGTGACCAATCACAGCTTGCAATCAACCCGATTCGTTTGTTATATTGAGCGGCTGCTTTTCGAAGCGACTCACCAAACTTAATATGATGCAGGAAACTTAGGTCTCTAGGAGATGTGATGACTACAACGGGAACATCAGGCATGAAACGAAGCGGCACAATCGCTCCCCAATCTAAAGGCAGACAGGATACGGGACCACTTGATGTTCCATAATTGATAGTAGAAGAAGGGGATCCATTCTTATTTGCCACATCTTCAATTATTCTTGCCAACTCTCGTTCTACCGTTTTCTCCATCTCGAAAAATCCTTCATTCTCTTCCCAACTGCCCCTCATCTTCTCCGAATCAGCAATCGAGAAACGGCCCTTAATTCTTGTCCCATGCGGAGTTAGAAGGACAATACAATCAGGGTTGGCCTGTGCCATATGTTTACCCAGTAATTCCATGCTATCTCTAGTGAGGGCCATCCGGTCTGGATTGGATCCCTTCAACTCTGGAATAAGTTCTCCTCCGTGGGGAGCAATACAAGCAAATACAAATGGATTCATAACCTATTCCTCCTCTTTAAAAGATAATTAGATATAAAATAAGAACAATCCTTCTTTTTTGTGAAATTTTCCAATTATTTGCTTGTCTATTCTTTCTAGAATCAGGGTAAAGAAAGCTATCTAGACAGCAAGGAGGAAAACAAATGGGGAAAACCCTAGAAAAGAAAGTGCCATTTGGGCTTGCTATTATTCCTTTGTTAGTAATGGTTGCTTCCATGGCAGTAACAATTGTGAAGTTTGAAGGAGATCCGCACATACCGTTAATCATCGGGACAATCGCCGCAGGTCTGGTTGCATGGTTTGCGGGCTTTAAATGGAGTTTTATTGAAGAGGGCATATACAAAGGCATTAAAATGGCTTTGCCGGCAATTCTAATAATTATTACGGTGGGGATGATCATAGGTTCATGGATTGGCGGGGGGATTGTTGCCACAATGGTGTTTTATGGGTTGAAAATATTGAGTCCCTCAATGTTTCTTGTATCCATTTGTGTTATTACATCACTGGTGACCCTGGCAATCGGAAGCTCTTGGTCAACAATGGGCACAATTGGCGTTGCAGGAATGGGAATCGGTATGAGCATGGGCATTCCTGCGCCAATGGTTGCAGGTGCTATCATTTCCGGCTCCTATTTCGGCGATAAAATGTCACCTTTATCCGATACTACAAATTTAGCGGCTGGAATCACGGGGACAGATTTATTTGAACATATACGCCACATGGTCTATACTACAATACCTGCATTATTTATTGCCCTTGGTGTCTACTGGTTCCTGGGAAGAGACTTTAGTAATGCAGATGTCGATAATATGGAAATCCTCGAAATCATGAATCTTATTCAATCCAATTTCGTTGTATCTCCATGGTTGTTGCTTGTTCCGGCAGCCGTGATCCTATTGGTTGCGTTTAAAGTACCCGCACTCCCTGCCTTAATGGTGGGTGTCCTGCTGGGATGGATCGCACAATTCACCGTACAGGATGGTTCGGTTGCTGATGCGGTTAATACACTTCAGAACGGTTTTGCATTGGAAACAGGAAATTCATCCGTGGATGAGCTTTTTAGCAGGGGAGGAATCCAGGATATGATGTACACTGTATCCCTGGCGCTGATAGCGATGGGCTTTGCTGGCATTATGGAGCAAACCGGAATGCTGGAGTCCATTGTTGCAAAAATTCTAAAGCTCGCCCGTTCTGCCAGGAGTTTAGTGGCATCTACAGTGGCTACCTCATTTTTTACGAATGTTGCCGCTGCAGAACAATACGTATCGATTCTTTTACCCGGACGAATGTACAACAAAGCATACGAAGACAAGGGTCTGCACTCGAAAAATCTATCACGTGCACTCGAGGACGGCGGTACAGTAACCTCTCCGCTGGTGCCATGGAATACTTGTGCAGTGTTCATAATATCAACTCTATCCGTTCATCCCTTTGAATATGCTCCATATGCCGTGCTAAATTTCATGGTTCCGATTTTAGCCATTATCTTTGCAATGCTCGGTTTCAAACTTGAGTTTGTAAAAGAAAAAGAATCAACGGAAGCAGCAAGAAAAGTATCATAACATACTAAGGCAGTGCCAACCAGGCACTGCTCTTATATTGAAAAGGAAAAAGAGATTGGAGCCTGATCCAATCTCTTTTCAAATCAATTTCTTCCCGCACCTATCTCGAAAGCCCTAAGATGGTTCCTTGAAGCGTTTCCTAACTGGGTAAAAACGGTTCTTACATCTTCCGGAAGGGACTGTAAACTTTTAAGCTTGTCATACATCGCAATATTATCCATTTCCCCTTGGACACCCTGATTGAAAGCTTCCTTTAAGGTTCCAGGGGCCGCAACATATTGTTTCGCATTATTTTCCGGTATTTGTTTATTATACTTTTGGAACAAGGCCAACAGGGCATTAATATGCTGCTGCTCAGATGCTTTGATATTGATGAATGGCCTGATGCTGCCGAATTTACCGATTACTGCATCATAACGAGCTTGTGCAAGAAATTCATCCTGAATGGCATATGTCAGGGCTTCATCCAGCGTGATCGAAGTGTCCTGGAGTGCTCCCTTGGCCCCGAAATCGGCAGGTACCTGTGTCTGTGAGTGTGCAGCACCTGAAAAACTACCTAATAAGACTATGCATAATAGTAACGATAGTAACGATTTTAAATGCATTATTATCGCTCCTTTTTAAAATATGTTCATTCTATTCTTTTTCGACATAATGAGTTTCATGCATAAAAATGGCTATGAGTTCAAATCACTAACGATTTTCGTTATAATAGATATAACTTTTTTAATAGGAGAGATATAATGCTTTCAAATATAGGATTTCCAGGTTTAATCCTTATCCTCGTGATTGCCCTTATTATCTTTGGGCCAAATAAACTGCCCGAAATCGGAAGAGCAGTCGGCAAGTCGATGAGAGAGTTCAAGAATGCAACGAGTGGTATTACAGATGAAATCAAGAAGGACATCAGAGAAAACGATAAAGACGAAAAGAAATAATCAAAGCTGCCCTTGGCAGCTTTTTTGTTTGGGCGTGTTATTAAAAAATTTAACTGATGACCATATTGAGGAAACGTTATGAAGTGTCCATTAGGAAGGCTACATCGGACAGACAGGTGAGGGCCTAGAGCATTTATATCCAAGAATCTTTTCGTAGTTCAGTTAAATATCACCTCAAACGGCACAAAGGTCTTTAGACCAACCGGTGATGAGATATATTGAATATTACGGTAAGCCATAACTTTTATTGGACAGGGGAGACAATGTAAAATATAAGAGAGGGGAATTTTACCAGGGGGTGCAGAGATGTCTTCAAAGTTGAACCGAAGTGGCCATTCAGGTAAACGAGGACCATCTAAACGGGTGACGACGGTAAAAAATGAAATGCGATCTTCCCACTTTATACACGAATACGATCAAGATGACCACGATTGGCAAAAAGAAAGAAAGCTTAAAGTTTATCGCTCACACTCATCCTTGTCACAATTCCCAAACAATAAAACGAATAATTTGAAACAAAAAAGAAGGCAGGCTTGTAAGTCGCATCATGAGGATTTTGAGCTTGGGAAGTAATTCGATATGAGATGTGTATCAATATGCTAGCAATCGATAACTTTATGTTAGCGAACGGAATCTAATGCCGTCGAGATTTGTTGTAATACGGCGTATACCCTGATGGATTTAAAAAGATAGTTTAAAATCCTGTGATTATGCCAAATGTAGTTCCATTTGTTTGCTAAACTAAAACGGAGTTGCAACAGTAATTAATTTATTATAGGGTGATAGAATGCTGTATATTATGTTTTTAGTATTGCCGGCCTTAGGAGCTATCTGGTATTACAATTTGGTTGTATTGTTGAGGAATTTGAACGACAAAAGAGACATCCACAACCAGGTCGTCCTTGGATCATTTTTTAGCTTTGCTTTCGTTTTTATATTGATGGTCATAATATTAGAACATTAGCTTTTGAAAAAAAGCGTTAAAGAAAAAGTATTTCCCCATCATGTTGGGTTAAATATTAAGATTTTAATGCTGCGAGTTATGGGGTTCTTTTAATGCTAAAATTCATTACATGATAATTTTTAAGTGAAAAGTGGTATAATTGAAAAGTGTGATTGAGCATCCGTCAGGGTTTGTTATGGAGTTAGTTTTTCCTCTTCATGCCTTTAGAGTCAAAATACTCACTAACATTTTATATTCTGAAAATAGTCCTGCTGTTATGGCAATTATTATGGCCATGAACGTTAATATTAACTCAATTAAAAAAGGTTTTTAGATCTCAGATGCTCTTTAAAAAATCGGATAAATTGTTTTTTATACTTAAAAAAGGACAAAATTCTTGAATATTTACAAAAAAAAATATAGAGTATTATAGTCGCCATTGGTAAGTTTATCTATTCCTTTTAAAAGGTAAATGGAAATAGATAATTCAAGAATACATATTGAACACAGTATAAAAATGCGGATTGCACATGGTTTTATGGGTAATTCTAATGTTAATGTGACACTTACTTAAGAGTTCTCATGTTTTATTTGCCACATTTGCTGCTTATCGCTCAAATATCGCCAATAGCTGGCGATTTACGCGAGAAGCCTGTGTTAAAGAGGAAGGAGATAGGTTGATGGAATCAATTTGGCTTGAATATGCCTGGGCATTATTGATATTGATCGGTCTTGAAGGTTTGTTATCGGCTGACAATGCTCTTGTCCTGGCAATCATCGCGAAACATTTACCTGATGATCAAAAGAAAAAAGCAATAAGCTATGGAATACTCATGGCGTTTGTCTTTCGGTTTGGTGCACTTTTTGCGATATCTTTTATTGCAAACGTCTGGCAGGTACAAGCTATCGGAGCAGCGTATCTTCTTTATCTTGGATTAAAGCATGTCATCCAGGCTAAGTTTGGTGCAAAAAATGAAGATATACATAAAGAGGATGAGAAAGAAGCAAAGGGGTTGGGCTTCTGGCCCACTGTCGGGAAAATCGGCTTAGCTGACCTGGCGTTTGCAATTGACTCGATTCTTGCTGCTGTCGCTCTTGCTCTTGGACTTCCAGACTCTCCGTTAGGTAACTTTGGCGGAATGGATGCAGGAAAGTTCATCATCGTTCTTCTTGGAGGTATTGCAGGTTTGATCTTGATCAAATATGCAGCTACCTGGTTTGTTAAACTGCTGGATGAGCGTCCTGCACTTGAAACAACTGCATATGCAATTGTTGCCTGGGTCGGTGTAAAATTGGCAGTCATTACCCTTGCACACGAAAAAATTGCCATCTTGGATCATGATTTCCCACACAGTACATTATGGACAACGATTTTCTACGGTGTATTGGTAGCCATCGCTTTAATCGGTTGGTTTGCTCCAGGGCAGAAATCCAAGGGTGAAGGACAAGCTTAAACTAAAAATCAAAAAACGCGTAAATCCACGTAATGGATTTACGCGTTTTTTTGATCAGCTTAAAAGCAAGCCTAGTTGAATAAGTGATTACACCGCTTTCGCAGCGTATAATATGCGCAGAGAAAATACCAAGTATGCTGCGGAAGAAATAAGGGGCTGTGATGGTGGGCGCAAATTTATTCTGCTTTTCCCAGTAATAAGGAACCAGGAAGACAATTACAATTGGAAAGCAGTTCGTGTAAGTAAAAATATTGAAATACTAACATATTAATAATTTAAAAGGATCATCCTCCAAATAAATATTGGAGAATGATCCTTTTGGTTGTTTTCCGTAATGAATCTAGTAGCTGACAGGTGAGTTATTTAACGGCCAAGCAAACCATTGATTTGATCGAGCAATCCAGTAAGCTTTCCGAGTAATCCAGAAACGTCACTTAGAAGCCCATTGCCATCTAGCAATCCAGTCACCGCGCATAAAAGGTTTCCTAGCAGGTTACCTGGTCCAGGAACTGCTGTTAGGTCAAGGACTATTTGGGAAAGGTCTAGCTGCAACCCTAAAAGATCCAGAAACAATGGCCCAAGATCAAGGAATAGAACTTGGCATCCTTCCTCGGCCTGTTGTTGGTTGGCAACGAGGGAGCTCATGCCTGAATCTGTTTCATTAAGGTTGGCCGCAACATTATTAAAAGTTTCCTTTACATTTTGGACCGTACCATCAGCTTTTTTTACAGTACCCTTTACCTCACCGTCAGCGATAAGGCCTTTTTCTAAATCATAAGCTAAATTCGTAAGAGTTACTTTTCCATCGAAGGTGCTCCCATCTTCCAGAGCACCAGTTACGTTGATGTTTTTTAATATTTTCGAGCCGGTTGTTGTAGGTGATGCTGCAAATGCTCCTAGTGGGGCAATAAGGAGTGATGCGATAAAAGTAATGTTAAACTAAACATAGAGTAACGAGCTTTCATCTTTTTCCTCCTAAAAAGTATGTTTTTATTCTGCTTGCATTACCTGTCAGCCGTTTGAATTTTACCCATGAAAGGACCTTGTAAACGGTTTAATGTTAATTATCGTTCAATATACTTATAAAATCAGATAAATAGGATTGATAGCAGGAAATACAGATTTTAATAAGAAATTCTATTAGTATTTTTAGTACCAATGGATTAATTATCAACTGATTTCATTGTTTTATAAATTAAAATTACTATTATTTTTTCTGGAAATTAGAGAAAAAGGTGCGACTTCTAGAGAAAAGTTACAGGGCTTAGAGGAAAGCTTTCTTGGATAACATCTAAACTTACATAGAAGGAGATAAAAAAATGGAGCCTATTAGACTCCCTCTTTGTCTAATAGGCTTTTATACGACTACTCCTAATCCTCCAATATAAGATGCAATAGTGTTTTTATTTTTTCTGGATTTAATACCTCATCTAAAATCCACTCTAATTCGCTGTCTAATAGTCTTCGAATAAAAACAATAGCATTCTGATGTTGCTTGGGTGTTATATTTTCCTGAATATGACTAATCGCCTTAACAACATCTTCAGGCAGTGATGTTTCCACTGTTTTAATCCCCAACTGTGCCCGTTCCGGCTGATATTTATGAAGTAAAACTTTTGCCAGGTGTGCCATCATATGATTGAGCATAGTCACTGACCATAAATCATTGCCCCGATCGGAGGATTTCTTATACTGGAAAAGGAACCAGGCTATATCATCTACTGCGTCCTGAAATTCTGCAGCGGATAAACGAAGTGATTGGGAAGCTTTAAATTTCTCCAGTCGATTATGGGGATCATAGATTACTTTAAAAAAGTCCTTTTCAACAAAAGTTTCCTCGGTAACGGTAAACAAATCAACATGCAGCATATTCTCATAGACTGCGATGATTTGCGGAGCGATGATGAAAATATCATCATGAAATATCATTTTGCCGTAAGATTCCAAATGGCTAATCCGCCTCTGGAGGAAGGCTGAGAGGTCCTGATCATCAACAAGGCAATACAGATCCAAATCAGAATATTCATCCTGCTCTCCGCGTCCAACAGAACCTTTTACGTAAATGGCTTGAACTAGCTTATCCTGAACAAGGCTATTTGTAATAATATCTAAGGCTTCATTCACCTTCATAAAATGATTTCACGCACCTATCCAGTCGTTTAGCTGGGTGAATTTTTCCTTTGCGTCTTCATAGCCAACTTCATACAATCGATTCAGTTTATCTGGATTTCGTTCAACACGGCCCACTTTTAAGTCCATCGATGGCCGAATGACAATCACTTCATTCTTCGCTTCAAGCGCTTCTATGTAATCGAGCGTTTCATTGTACATTTTATAGCGGGTTTCTAGAGCTGTGTGCAGCCCTTTATAATCTTTGTACACATATCGGGGCAGCCAGGAAAAGGACGATTTTTTCTTGCGGTAACCTTTTGGCTTCGTTAAAATAACCACGCTCTTTTGAACTCCGTCTGCCATAGCTTTCCGGATAGGAATTGGATCGGAAATGCCGCCATCCATAAGGGTCTTTCCCTGGAATTCAATCGCCGGCGCCATGAAAGGAAGCGTACTTGAAGCTCTGATGATTTTCAGAATATCCACTGGTACATCATTCTTTTCAAAATAGACCGGTTCGCCTGTGATACAATCAGTTGTGCCGATAAGAAATGTCTCCGCGGCAGTGTTAAACGTCTCGAAATCAAAGGGTACAAGTTCATTAGGGAGCTTATCAAAAATGAAATCCATTCCGAACAACTCTCGCTTTAAAAACAGGTTCCGATAGGAAATATAATCTTGATGGGTAACATA
The nucleotide sequence above comes from Mesobacillus jeotgali. Encoded proteins:
- a CDS encoding extradiol ring-cleavage dioxygenase; the encoded protein is MNPFVFACIAPHGGELIPELKGSNPDRMALTRDSMELLGKHMAQANPDCIVLLTPHGTRIKGRFSIADSEKMRGSWEENEGFFEMEKTVERELARIIEDVANKNGSPSSTINYGTSSGPVSCLPLDWGAIVPLRFMPDVPVVVITSPRDLSFLHHIKFGESLRKAAAQYNKRIGLIASCDWSHTHDVMGPYGFDPAAKELDEQAVNYIKSNQLEEMAGFQSDFIEAAKPDGIWQTLVLAGAIPPDERYVEFLTYEAPTYFGLICAGYFTNKKIQL
- the nhaC gene encoding Na+/H+ antiporter NhaC yields the protein MGKTLEKKVPFGLAIIPLLVMVASMAVTIVKFEGDPHIPLIIGTIAAGLVAWFAGFKWSFIEEGIYKGIKMALPAILIIITVGMIIGSWIGGGIVATMVFYGLKILSPSMFLVSICVITSLVTLAIGSSWSTMGTIGVAGMGIGMSMGIPAPMVAGAIISGSYFGDKMSPLSDTTNLAAGITGTDLFEHIRHMVYTTIPALFIALGVYWFLGRDFSNADVDNMEILEIMNLIQSNFVVSPWLLLVPAAVILLVAFKVPALPALMVGVLLGWIAQFTVQDGSVADAVNTLQNGFALETGNSSVDELFSRGGIQDMMYTVSLALIAMGFAGIMEQTGMLESIVAKILKLARSARSLVASTVATSFFTNVAAAEQYVSILLPGRMYNKAYEDKGLHSKNLSRALEDGGTVTSPLVPWNTCAVFIISTLSVHPFEYAPYAVLNFMVPILAIIFAMLGFKLEFVKEKESTEAARKVS
- a CDS encoding ferritin-like domain-containing protein, which produces MHLKSLLSLLLCIVLLGSFSGAAHSQTQVPADFGAKGALQDTSITLDEALTYAIQDEFLAQARYDAVIGKFGSIRPFINIKASEQQHINALLALFQKYNKQIPENNAKQYVAAPGTLKEAFNQGVQGEMDNIAMYDKLKSLQSLPEDVRTVFTQLGNASRNHLRAFEIGAGRN
- the tatA gene encoding twin-arginine translocase TatA/TatE family subunit, encoding MLSNIGFPGLILILVIALIIFGPNKLPEIGRAVGKSMREFKNATSGITDEIKKDIRENDKDEKK
- a CDS encoding TerC family protein, producing the protein MESIWLEYAWALLILIGLEGLLSADNALVLAIIAKHLPDDQKKKAISYGILMAFVFRFGALFAISFIANVWQVQAIGAAYLLYLGLKHVIQAKFGAKNEDIHKEDEKEAKGLGFWPTVGKIGLADLAFAIDSILAAVALALGLPDSPLGNFGGMDAGKFIIVLLGGIAGLILIKYAATWFVKLLDERPALETTAYAIVAWVGVKLAVITLAHEKIAILDHDFPHSTLWTTIFYGVLVAIALIGWFAPGQKSKGEGQA
- a CDS encoding nucleotidyltransferase domain-containing protein; this translates as MKVNEALDIITNSLVQDKLVQAIYVKGSVGRGEQDEYSDLDLYCLVDDQDLSAFLQRRISHLESYGKMIFHDDIFIIAPQIIAVYENMLHVDLFTVTEETFVEKDFFKVIYDPHNRLEKFKASQSLRLSAAEFQDAVDDIAWFLFQYKKSSDRGNDLWSVTMLNHMMAHLAKVLLHKYQPERAQLGIKTVETSLPEDVVKAISHIQENITPKQHQNAIVFIRRLLDSELEWILDEVLNPEKIKTLLHLILED
- a CDS encoding patatin-like phospholipase family protein, with the protein product MYRSGLILEGGGMRGVYTAGVLEYFLENDLYFPYVIGVSAGACQGSSYIARQPGRNRQVTIDYVTHQDYISYRNLFLKRELFGMDFIFDKLPNELVPFDFETFNTAAETFLIGTTDCITGEPVYFEKNDVPVDILKIIRASSTLPFMAPAIEFQGKTLMDGGISDPIPIRKAMADGVQKSVVILTKPKGYRKKKSSFSWLPRYVYKDYKGLHTALETRYKMYNETLDYIEALEAKNEVIVIRPSMDLKVGRVERNPDKLNRLYEVGYEDAKEKFTQLNDWIGA